ACGCTTTTAGATCTAAGTCTATGCTTAAAACATCGGCAATGCTTCAAGAAACTCAATGTCGGATTGTTGAGGGATAGTTGTTGAGAGATAGATGGAGATCCATGGGTCTCAACTGACTGAATTGATCCGATCATTAAACAATAAATAGGTTGTATTAAGCAGAAATCTCTATGGATTTGAAGGTTGATATAGGGGACGTGTTCGCATCAGCCTAATGTATCAGGACGTTACAAGGTGGTGCGTTACGGCTGCGCCTAACAGCACGCTACAGCAGGGGTGATTGAGAGCCGCCTACGGAGTGGCCAGAGGCTGAGTTGATCGATGCCAACATCCCACCCAATATTCCAGAGACTACGCTGGCTGAGCAACGTCGTTCACCCGACCCGTGTTCCTTGGGCAACGTCGAAGGGAACACCCGCTCAAGGAACGCCAGTCAGAGAATGCTGGTGCCCCATGACAAGGTAAACCTGTCGCAGAGAACTAGGACTTGATCGGTTGGAAAGGTGGTCAAAAGGAGCAGCTCAAAAAAGCTTGGATGTGCTGCACCAATCCTTCATGTTCAGCTCGCCCAATGCCGTAGTAGGGGGTGAGGGGGAGGTAGGTGGGTGATCCGGGGGGCAGGTCTTGAGGCTCAAAATGTAGACAGACTCGATAGACCGAACCGGCACTGCCATCGGAGGTTTCAAGCTGTACGGCGGCGATCGCTTCCAGGGGATAGGTCTGCTGTTGCTTGTTCCATACACCTTGGTGTTTCAAGGTAAACTGCCCAGTCTGCTTATCAAAGGTGCCGGTTACTACCTTGCCATAGAGCACACTCGTGAAAATGCCCACCAAGGCCAGAGCCCACCCAACGCCATAGGCAAACCAGCGGTTATCGCTGACCCATGCTAAAGACCGCAGATCTGGATTGTAGAGAAATCGCTGGATGCGTCCGGCGATCGCCAGTCGTTCTCGATCGTTGAGCGTGGCGTAGATCTGGATAGGAAGGTAGCGATCGCCCATATGCAGCCAAATGGCATGGCTGGGTGTTGAGACGGCATGGGGCGGGTAAAGCTGTACCGTTTGCAGATGATCTACGGGGAAGTAGATCGTGCTGGAGCGGAGTAGGTTGGCCTGGGTGAGTGCGCAAAAGCCATCCCCTTGTTCTGTGCGATCGCACATCAGCCGTGATGATTGCCCTAGCAGCACCATGATGATCAAGCCCATGGCGACCAAAGCACCACTTAAAATCCATAGCAACCAAGGTCGAGCAGTAAAGACAAAGCTACGAGACGTGAATTCCTGCACAGTCATAGACTGGATGGCTCAAGGGAAACAGATGATGGGATCAAACGCAAACCCTAGTTCCAATGTTCTGCCATGGTCTATGCCATCCGGAATCTCGCTCCGTTCTGTTGAAACTCAAGATATCTTCCGACGAGAGATTAATATCGCCCACGGCGTTTTTCTGCAGCACGTCAGGGAGCTTTTTGCGCATCGATACCCATGCTGTCCACCCATTAAGAGCTAGAGACTATGGTAGATCTCGACTACGCCCAAGCCGTCACCTGTGCGCTCTTATCCAGAGACATCTATGAGGACTTTGCTAGCCCTCGTCTCAATGGATTTGAGAAAACCCATCCCTACTATTTATTAGACGATCAAAGCACTGATACCCAAGGAGCCGTCATCGTTGATTCAGGTGCTCCAACCATCCACATCGTGTTTCGCGGCAGCTCCCATGAAAAAGACTGGGAGATCAACCGCAGCTTCAGTCCTACCGTCGCTGAGTTCAAGCAAGAGGTGATTCAAGGGGAAATTGTGGGAGAGCAGGGGAAGACCTATCCCTATGCCGAAGGCAGTTCATCGGGGTCGATGATGCATTCTGGGTTTGTGAAAGCTTATATGGCAGAGAAGATACGGCCAGCTATTCACCAATACCTCAACGACCACATCACCGCCGCCCCACCTCGGGTTATTGTGACCGGGCATAGCCTAGGGGGAGCGATCGCTACTCTCTGTGCTGTCGATATTCAATATAACTTCGAAAGTAAGATAAGCAGCATTGAACTCTACAGCTTTGGTGCGCCACGCGTCGGCAACCGCAACTTTCAAGATTCTTTCAATCGTCGAGTGCCCCAAAGCTATCGATTTATCTATGGTATGGATATGGTGCCGGCTTTGCCTAGACCCTGGCAAGGCTACGTTCACACAGGCCAGGAATATCGCCTAGGATCTCGGTTTGGCTGGCAGTTTCTATCTCGACGCTTCACCGACCATAAAATTGATAACTATATTGAAGCCCTGCAGAGCAAGCTGTCCAAGTCCTAATCCCTCGTGGGTCAAAGGTGCGGGAGTCCATCCTAAAACCTTCTCTTCTCCGCAGTGTTGTACCAGTAGGGTGCTGTTAGGCAAAGCCGTAACGCACCGACTTGCAAGGCTTTGATGCGTTATGCCACCTGACGCATCAAAGTCATTCATGGGTTTTTTTGCTCATAACGTCATGGAATTCAGGTGTTGTTTGAGACTAGGGTGATACCGGATTGGATAGGCCGCTGAAGCTAGTCTAGATACCATTCCGTCTATACAATCATGCCTCTGAAGTCGTTTCAACAGGCGTGATTGATCAAAGATCACCATGATTTGAGGGTT
This region of Candidatus Obscuribacterales bacterium genomic DNA includes:
- a CDS encoding lipase family protein, with amino-acid sequence MVDLDYAQAVTCALLSRDIYEDFASPRLNGFEKTHPYYLLDDQSTDTQGAVIVDSGAPTIHIVFRGSSHEKDWEINRSFSPTVAEFKQEVIQGEIVGEQGKTYPYAEGSSSGSMMHSGFVKAYMAEKIRPAIHQYLNDHITAAPPRVIVTGHSLGGAIATLCAVDIQYNFESKISSIELYSFGAPRVGNRNFQDSFNRRVPQSYRFIYGMDMVPALPRPWQGYVHTGQEYRLGSRFGWQFLSRRFTDHKIDNYIEALQSKLSKS